The DNA region NNNNNNNNNNNNNNNNNNNNNNNNNNNNNNNNNNNNNNNNNNNNNNNNNNNNNNNNNNNNNNNNNNNNNNNNNNNNNNNNNNNNNNNNNNNNNNNNNNNNNNNNNNNNNNNNNNNNNNNNNNNNNNNNNNNNNNNNNNNNNNNNNNNNNNNNNNNNNNNNNNNNNNNNNNNNNNNNNNNNNNNNNNNNNNNNNNNNNNNNNNNNNNNNNNNNNNNNNNNNNNNNNNNNNNNNNNNNNNNNNNNNNNNNNNNNNNNNNNNNNNNNNNNNNNNNNNNNNNNNNNNNNNNNNNNNNNNNNNNNNNNNNNNNNNNNNNNNNNNNNNNNNNNNNNNNNNNNNNNNNNNNNNNNNNNNNNNNNNNNNNNNNNNNNNNNNNNNNNNNNNNNNNNNNNNNNNNNNNNNNNNNNNNNNNNNNNNNNNNNNNNNNNNNNNNNNNNNNNNNNNNNNNNNNNNNNNNNNNNNNNNNNNNNNNNNNNNNNNNNNNNNNNNNNNNNNNNNNNNNNNNNNNNNNNNNNNNNNNNNNNNNNNNNNNNNNNNNNNNNNNNNNNNNNNNNNNNNNNNNNNNNNNNNNNNNNNNNNNNNNNNNNNNNNNNNNNNNNNNNNNNNNNNNNNNNNNNNNNNNNNNNNNNNNNNNNNNNNNNNNNNNNNNNNNNNNNNNNNNNNNNNNNNNNNNNNNNNNNNNNNNNNNNNNNNNNNNNNNNNNNNNNNNNNNNNNNNNNNNNNNNNNNNNNNNNNNNNNNNNNNNNNNNNNNNNNNNNNNNNNNNNNNNNNNNNNNNNNNNNNNNNNNNNNNNNNNNNNNNNNNNNNNNNNNNNNNNNNNNNNNNNNNNNNNNNNNNNNNNNNNNNNNNNNNNNNNNNNNNNNNNNNNNNNNNNNNNNNNNNNNNNNNNNNNNNNNNNNNNNNNNNNNNNNNNNNNNNNNNNNNNNNNNNNNNNNNNNNNNNNNNNNNNNNNNNNNNNNNNNNNNNNNNNNNNNNNNNNNNNNNNNNNNNNNNNNNNNNNNNNNNNNNNNNNNNNNNNNNNNNNNNNNNNNNNNNNNNNNNNNNNNNNNNNNNNNNNNNNNNNNNNNNNNNNNNNNNNNNNNNNNNNNNNNNNNNNNNNNNNNNNNNNNNNNNNNNNNNNNNNNNNNNNNNNNNNNNNNNNNNNNNNNNNNNNNNNNNNNNNNNNNNNNNNNNNNNNNNNNNNNNNNNNNNNNNNNNNNNNNNNNNNNNNNNNNNNNNNNNNNNNNNNNNNNNNNNNNNNNNNNNNNNNNNNNNNNNNNNNNNNNNNNNNNNNNNNNNNNNNNNNNNNNNNNNNNNNNNNNNNNNNNNNNNNNNNNNNNNNNNNNNNNNNNNNNNNNNNNNNNNNNNNNNNNNNNNNNNNNNNNNNNNNNNNNNNNNNNNNNNNNNNNNNNNNNNNNNNNNNNNNNNNNNNNNNNNNNNNNNNNNNNNNNNNNNNNNNNNNNNNNNNNNNNNNNNNNNNNNNNNNNNNNNNNNNNNNNNNNNNNNNNNNNNNNNNNNNNNNNNNNNNNNNNNNNNNNNNNNNNNNNNNNNNNNNNNNNNNNNNNNNNNNNNNNNNNNNNNNNNNNNNNNNNNNNNNNNNNNNNNNNNNNNNNNNNNNNNNNNNNNNNNNNNNNNNNNNNNNNNNNNNNNNNNNNNNNNNNNNNNNNNNNNNNNNNNNNNNNNNNNNNNNNNNNNNNNNNNNNNNNNNNNNNNNNNNNNNNNNNNNNNNNNNNNNNNNNNNNNNNNNNNNNNNNNNNNNNNNNNNNNNNNNNNNNNNNNNNNNNNNNNNNNNNNNNNNNNNNNNNNNNNNNNNNNNNNNNNNNNNNNNNNNNNNNNNNNNNNNNNNNNNNNNNNNNNNNNNNNNNNNNNNNNNNNNNNNNNNNNNNNNNNNNNNNNNNNNNNNNNNNNNNNNNNNNNNNNNNNNNNNNNNNNNNNNNNNNNNNNNNNNNNNNNNNNNNNNNNNNNNNNNNNNNNNNNNNNNNNNNNNNNNNNNNNNNNNNNNNNNNNNNNNNNNNNNNNNNNNNNNNNNNNNNNNNNNNNNNNNNNNNNNNNNNNNNNNNNNNNNNNNNNNNNNNNNNNNNNNNNNNNNNNNNNNNNNNNNNNNNNNNNNNNNNNNNNNNNNNNNNNNNNNNNNNNNNNNNNNNNNNNNNNNNNNNNNNNNNNNNNNNNNNNNNNNNNNNNNNNNNNNNNNNNNNNNNNNNNNNNNNNNNNNNNNNNNNNNNNNNNNNNNNNNNNNNNNNNNNNNNNNNNNNNNNNNNNNNNNNNNNNNNNNNNNNNNNNNNNNNNNNNNNNNNNNNNNNNNNNNNNNNNNNNNNNNNNNNNNNNNNNNNNNNNNNNNNNNNNNNNNNNNNNNNNNNNNNNNNNNNNNNNNNNNNNNNNNNNNNNNNNNNNNNNNNNNNNNNNNNNNNNNNNNNNNNNNNNNNNNNNNNNNNNNNNNNNNNNNNNNNNNNNNNNNNNNNNNNNNNNNNNNNNNNNNNNNNNNNNNNNNNNNNNNNNNNNNNNNNNNNNNNNNNNNNNNNNNNNNNNNNNNNNNNNNNNNNNNNNNNNNNNNNNNNNNNNNNNNNNNNNNNNNNNNNNNNNNNNNNNNNNNNNNNNNNNNNNNNNNNNNNNNNNNNNNNNNNNNNNNNNNNNNNNNNNNNNNNNNNNNNNNNNNNNNNNNNNNNNNNNNNNNNNNNNNNNNNNNNNNNNNNNNNNNNNNNNNNNNNNNNNNNNNNNNNNTTTGCAGGAGAACACCTTTGATGCTTCGCATCTTTGGACCCGTCTCCTCTTTCTGTCATTTAAAGATTTCTGCTAAAGCTCCCCCGAGAGAAACGAACTTCAAATATCTATATTGAGCTTTGAAATCAATTTCCAGCtttctcttaattattttcGTTCTCCTGAGAATTATGGATGCAATTAATTATGTAACCAAAGTATTTTTCATGGTATCAGATCTAGAGTTCTTACATTGTGAGGTCCATACTCTGTTGCCATACATCTTGTTAGTTGATCTACAGCACCTTTGCTCGAGCCATATATTCCTATAGAAGGCATACATTTAAAACTTCCTATGCTTGATACATTTACAATCGATCCTCCCTTTCCTCGCTCTTTCATGCCATTGGCAACAATCTAAAGACAACAATGtttgaaagtgattaaaataaaattcttataaggTTTTGAACATAAAAGTAAACTCTATGCGCTAATATTTATACagtatttaagttaattttagaaataaaaaaaaattctaggacTCCTTCTGCaatacatagtaaaaaaatattgaaaaatttttattttcctttaacctaaaaattttttttttaatatttttaagctctaACTTTTTCAGTATATCTCAataatttaaagctaattttttcattttcactatttttgccAATTGTCCTTCAGTCTACaatttaaagcatataaaacattccttatttttcaattttctgcttttaatgttataatacgacttaagaaaatgtattaagttTCATTGTCTACTGAAAACTTCGAATAAACCTCAAGTTTTAACATAGCACTTTTCATCTGACAATAATACTCTGGAAATATAAATACTCCAAAAAATTTACTCATGCGATTTAAATATCCTTTTTAACTTGCATGCAAAATATGAGATAAGATATCACGTTTACTTACTtgagtaatatttataattgccTTTAAATTAATGCTGTAGAGCCTggaacacaattaaaaatttgaaacattagtaacattttaaaatacgtttttggtcaaaataagtataatttccACCTTATAGTAATAACTTGAACATTTTATGACTATATTAAGTTAATCagattattttcataaactcCAATTCTTTCAAAATCACTTAACTTGAAAGTAgatcaaagtttaaaatgaagttatcaatcttagattataaattatagatttcgctgagagaaaaaataagagACCGTAGGTTGCACAGTTTACATCAGTTTTGTTTTATGCAGTTGGATTTACTGAACTATTAGGTAAGCCAAATCAAGTTGTGAGGAAGAATATGTTCCTCCATTTTTCAGATTCTTCTTTTATCTGGCCTTCATTAACATCTATAGCAATGATTGGCAACCTATGAGCTacgaataatataaaaaagattacCCCATCGgtatactgtttattttttttgcattcatagATAATACGTGCTGTGAAGTAGAAGTAATGTTACGAACTaccaagaatatttaaaaaaaaatttaaaaaattaaaaaatattcatttataagcATTTACTGACCATTGTTCTATAGCTATTAGTGACTATCGTCTTATTGGTCTCCtaaacggtaaaaaaaaaattcctcgtTCATTGTTTAATTCGAATTCATACTTCAACACAAATTAAAGCAAtctatagtttataaattaaaatacttaaacattattttcgaacattaattaaattcttcatggaaaaaaaattaaagaactttaTGTAAGAAAATCATACTCGTCAATGTCCTGCTCAGTCATGTTTCCAAAGTTTACAAGTTTCATAATAGCGGCATTGTTTACCAACAAGTCAATAGGTCCGATGCTCTCAATAGCAGATTTCGTAGATTCCCAATTTCCAACGTCCAAGCAAACCGTTTTTATATTCTTGTtctgaaacaaattaattaaactgatttatttttgaaggatACTTAAGAAGAAAACATGCTCCgattaatatttcatgaaaaacaactaatttaacaatttagaatttatttattggttattATAGATGGAAAATAACTCCACTTACGATTGTTTGCAATTCATCTAAATCTGATTGCGTGCGGCTGACAGCGACAACTTCAGCTCCACATTCAGCCAGCCTAATAGTCACCGCTTTTCCAATACCTtagtaaaaacaattgaaataaaggaattttgagttctttaatacatttttcatgcTTGGCATTCTTTCATGATAATAAAACTACAATGGTTTTTACTGCATGGACGTGCATACAATTGGGTATTTGAAACTCGAGTAGAACAGTACCGCTAAAATTCCATGGTTGTGCCCAATCAGGTGGTTGAACATAGGTTTGGTTTATTATCCGCTGAATCTTTTTTCGTTTAAgttttaattggatacctaCAAGCGATGTCATGCGTGTGTTTCAAACGTAATTAGCTGCTGAATCGCGTAATAAACAGATTTATCCACGTTTGACGCAGCTTGCAAGTATccaatacagaaaattaaaaaaaacggtacaCTATTACTTTTGATCCTCCGGATTTATAATCCCTAAGATGCAAACTGTTTACTTTGAGGGCATAACCCTAAGTTgcgcaaatgatattttaagttccgaaattagacacaaattttttatttttattttattaaagttacattttatagaaaattccTTCAAAGTTTTAATTGTAACTAAAAATGACAAATCCCAAATTTAAACGAAAGCAATCAAATAGTTACTAAACGATAAAACTtcaaattagttatattttaaagtgttatttcCTCAAATTCAAATTATAGGTTAAAACTTcgaaataatttgcatatttaaaatgtttctgaaacactcgttattataataaataaaaaattgcttttgcatGCTCTCGCCTTTGAATAAATGAGTTTCAATCTTAAGTACCAACCCTTTTGCGcgtttatgtatttcatgcgatATGTCCAAATATGCAaagagtaaaaacaatatttgaagcttaaataattttgcctTCTTCTTTTATGTTTGGGTCCAAAATTTTCGAGAGATGCCTCATcatattttgaggatcagaCAACCGAGTccaaagagcaaaaaaaaagattttattttctttatttagaaaaagaaacatttttgcgtctgatttcacagtttaaaatgtctttagttttatttaatcaagaaagtcaaagggaaataaaaatggAGAATCGGAGGAATGTTATTAGGTATTtgtctgttgttgttgttaatttacgtcgcattagagctgcacaaatgggctattggcgacggtctgggaaacatcccggaggatgatccgaagacatgccatcacaattttgatcctctgcagagggggtggcgcctccgcttcggtagcccgacgacctgcacgcgaagtcgagcactttacggtagcacagtttaacgaggaccaataccgcacaccctcggtccctacgcagactgatccaagtggtctcccacccgcacactgaccgttgccagtgatgcttaacttcggtgatctgctgggaaccgtgtcttaacgatcagtccactgcgggacattaGGTATTTGGCGTTAGTAATTgatttgaaagcaaaataaagaatcggaggaaagttattaattatttgcaaGTTATTTGGCGTATTatagaaaaaaggaatttaaaatttaactcattCAAAGAGCTTCCTATCGTCGTTAACCAAAGAATTGAAATGACATGCTGGTTCAGAATTCGCCCCAAAAGACAAACTGTCATATTTTGCACGCTTTATCTTTCCTCCTTTATAAAAAGTGAACTACACAAGTATTATTTCTTAGGCTGAAAGTGAACTACTTTTACTACTGATAAATGAACGCTAAGTTTTCCTGTCACCCACTAATTTGTCCTAATTGAATAATACTCTCGATTATTCTACATCCATCATTGAAAACATATCGCTACAAATATACAGGgctattcataattccctccgacTGTAaatgccatttttctttactgcaACTGGCTTccgtggtacatgttactgccatctaccggcaactacttaaattaaaacttcaaaactttcggaataatttcatatgttcttttttgccatattcgtcttcgattttttactataacgcttcgaaaccccggagggaattatgaataatccTGTATTGATCTATATTAAAATCCTCGTATCTGAATATTTagatgaactatttttttcaaacttagtttGTTACggtcaaaatcaaaaatattttgttcttcaaTCATCTTGGTGTAAGTAATTTTACATATACCATGTGAAGAACCCAtaagagaaagtaaaaaaaaacgggaagtttcattaaattacacaaaattttaaaatattgcatacatgttttgattttcttttggGATATTTCGATAAAgctatatgttttaaaaagaatttaagaggTACCGAAAGAAGTAAGAATTACCAATTAAGAGACattctaaaaaatcattattcgtaaagttttttttaaaaaaaaaaagaatactaagCCAGAATTAAAATAGTTCTCAAACTAAACACTTAAAAGGAAaagatattgatttattatttaaaaatggccttaattttttttgaaatatactttttgaGTATTCCTACACCATGTGTAAAGTTTTACTACGACTTTTATGTGTAATCTATTGCCctttgaaactgaaaatttgcGGTACGATGCAATATGTGGTCTAAGCGGCaacatttaactatttaacCTAATACGTGAACTTTTTACCTTAATAAACCAATGCAAAGTAGttgagaaaaaatagtttttattggaTTAATTATTTCGCACAAAAAAACCCTACCCAGAATACATTAgagacattgaattttaaaaaaaatatttttgatattttactcaaatccttcatttttatttatgccaaggaattaattttaaaaatgccattcATAGTGCTTTGCTAGGCAtagtttacaaattattttaaaagatttctaaagtatgaaataagacagtaaaaaaatttataaaatcaacgca from Parasteatoda tepidariorum isolate YZ-2023 chromosome 2, CAS_Ptep_4.0, whole genome shotgun sequence includes:
- the LOC139424784 gene encoding L-xylulose reductase-like, translated to MNIQFDGKRALVTGAGKGIGKAVTIRLAECGAEVVAVSRTQSDLDELQTINKNIKTVCLDVGNWESTKSAIESIGPIDLLVNNAAIMKLVNFGNMTEQDIDELYSINLKAIINITQIVANGMKERGKGGSIVNVSSIGSFKCMPSIGIYGSSKGAVDQLTRCMATEYGPHNVRTLDLIP